The genomic segment GTTCGCCCGCGCGCCAGGAGTCGTGGGCCGCGGGTGCCGCCGCCGACTGCACGGCGATCACCTCGCACTCCGGCGCCAAGGCCGCCGCGACCAGTGTGGCCGCGGCCGCCCCGGTCCCGCTGCCGACCGGGACCAGCACCACGTCGAGTTCGGGTTCCTGCTCGAAGAGCTCGAGGTAGGCGGTGGCGACCCCGGCGATGATCTCCGGTTCGTTGGCCGCGCTGACCAGCCGCATACCGCGTTCGGCGGCGAGTTGTTCCGCGTGGGCGCGGGCCTGCTCGAACCGCTCGCCGTGCTCGACCAGTTCCGCCCGCAGGTCGCGGACCGCCTGCGCCTTGGCCGGATTGGGGTGTTCCGGCATGACGATGGTGCACCGCACACCGTGGTGGGCGGCGGCGTGGGCGAGCGACTGCGCGTGGTTGCCGGTCGAGTAGCCGAGCACCCCGCGCTCCCGCTCCGCCGGGTCGAGCGAAGCGAGCAGGTTGAGGCCGCCACGCACCTTGAAAGCGCCGGTGGGCTGGAGGTTCTCGTGCTTGACGCGGACCCTCGCGCCGGTCGCCGCGTCGAGCGCGGGGTACGCCGACAGCGGGGTCGGCGCGAGCAGGGAACGGAGGAGCCGGCGGGCGCGCAGCGCGTCGGTGATGGTCGGAAGCCGCATGTCCCCACCGTCGCAGCGGCCGATCCATAGGTCCAATGGAAATTTGTCAACAAATCATCGATGAGATCTATAGTTGAGCGCGTGTTCGATCTCGTCCGCCTGCGGGTGCTGGTGGCGGTCGCCCGGGAAGGTTCGGTGACCGCGGCCGCTGACGCGCTGCACTACGCGCAGCCGTCGGTGAGCCACCACCTGGCGCGACTGGAAGCCGAGGCCGGGGTGCCGTTGCTGCAGCGGGCAGGGCGAGGTGTCCGGCTCACCGAGGCCGGAGAACTGTTGGTGCGGCGGGCCGAGGAAATACTGGGGCAGGTCGAGTCGGCGCGAGCGGAACTGGCCGCGCACGCCGGTTTGCGCACGGGACGGGTCCGGCTCGCGGCCTTCCCGACCGCGCTGGCGACGCTGGTCCCGGCGGCGGCCGCGTGGCTGGCCGCCGAGCACCCCGGCGTCGACCTGGCGCTCACCGAGGCCGAGCCGCCGGAAGCGCTGACCGCGTTGCGCAACGGCGATGCCGACGTGGCGCTGGTGTTCGAGCACGACCACGAGCCGGACCTGCGGAACGTGCGGATGACGCCGCTGCTGGAGGAGCCGCTGTACGCGGTGACCGCGGCCGATCGTGACTGGGCGGGCCCGCGCGCGGAACTGGCGACCTACGCCGGGGAACGGTGGATCGCGGGCTGCCCGCGGTGCCGGGCGCACCTGGTGAAAGCGTGCGCGGAAGCGGGTTTCGAGCCGGAGATCACCTTCGAGACCGACGACTACGTCGCCGTGCAGGCACTGGTCGCGGCGGGACTGGGGGTGAGCACGCTACCCGGCCTGGCGTTGCTGGCGAACCGGAACACAGCCGTGCGCACCGACCGCCTTCCCGGTCACCTGCGCCGAGTTCTCGTTGCCACCTATGGGAAACCGCCGCTACCGCTCCCCGCTCAGGCGCTCACCGATGCGCTCACGGCCACCGCCACGACCCCGCGATGGCCGTGAATGTGGCTTTCACGGCGGAATTCGCCGTGAAAGCCACATTCACGGCACTGACTCAGTCGAGGCGGGCCAGTTGCTCGCGCAGGGTGTCCAGGCCCATGCCGCCGAGTGCGAGCGCCTTGGTGTGGAACTCCTTGATGTCGAAGGAATTCCCCTTGCGCGCCCGCGCCTCCTCACGCGCGGCCAGCCACAGCCGCTCGCCGAGCTTGTACGACGGCGCCTGCCCCGGCCAGCCGAGGTACCGGTCGATCTCGTCGTACACGTGTGCTTCGTCGGTGATGGTGCGGGTCAGCATGAACTCCAGGCCCAGTTCGGGCGTCCAGCGCTCCCCCGGGTGGAAGTCGGCGTCGGCCGGGATTTCCAGTTCCAGGTGCATGCCGATGTCCACGATCACCCGTGCGGCGCGGAAAAGCTGCTCCGACAGCATGCCGAGCAGGTCGCCGTCGTCGTCCAGGTAACCGAGGTCCTGCATCAGCCGCTCGGTGTAGAGCGCCCAGCCCTCGGCGTGCCCGGAGGTGAACGCGATCATGCGCTGGTACTTGTTCAGCGAGGCCGACTGGTACACCGCGGTGGCGATCTGCAGGTGGTGCCCCGGCGCGCCCTCGTGGTAGACGGTGCTGACCTCGCGCCAGGTGGTGAACTCGTCCTTGTCCGCGGGCAGCGACCACCACATCCGGCCGAAACGGCTGAAGTCCTCGCTCGGCGAGGTGTAGTACGCGCCGACCCCGCCACCGGGCGGCGCGATCTTGCACTCCAGCGCCATCACCGCGTCGGGGATCTCGAAGTGCTTGCCACGCAACGACTTCAGCGCCTCATCGGACAGATTCTGCATCCAGGCTTCGAAAGCGTCCCGGCCCCGCACGCGGTAGCGCTCATCGGCGTCGAGCGTGGCGGCCGCCTCGGCGAGCGTCCCGCCCGGCTTGATCCGGTCGGCGACCTCGCGCATTTCCGCTTCCAGGCGCAGGAATTCCGCCCAGCCCCAGGTGTAGGCCTCCTGCAGGTCCAGCTTCGCGCCGACGAAGAACCGGGACCACAACTGGTAGACCTCTTCGCCGACGGCGTCCTTCGTCGGAGCGACCGGCGCGAGTTCGGCCCGCAGGAAACCGGCGAGTTCGGCGTACGCCTCTTCGGCGAGCCGGGCCCCGCGCTCGAGTTCCGGCGTGCGTTCCGGCGCGCCGTCGATCAGCGTGCTGAAGTAGCCCTTCTTGCCATGCAGCCCGGCCCAGGTTTCCGCCTGCTCGGCGACCTTGCTGACCTGGCGCAGCGCGGCCACCCGGCCGGCGTCGGCCGCGGTCAGCAGCGAGGAGCGCAGGCCGTCGAGGCTATCCGGCACCGCGGCCATCCGGGTGGCGATCCGCTGCCAGTCCTCGGCGGTTTCGGTGGGCATCAGGTCGAAGACCATGCGCAGGTCCTGCACCGGGCTCGCGATCACGTTCAGCGCGGACAGGTCCAGCCCGGCGTCGTGGATCTCCAGCTCCAGCCCGATCCGCTCGAGGAAGACCGCCTTCGCCGCGCGCTCGCCGTCGTCGGCGGGTTCGGCGGCCTGGACCGCCTCCAGCGCGCGGCGGGCCAGCGTCGCGCGGGCGGTGTACCCGGCGGGCGAGTAGTCGGTCAGCTTGTCGTCGTGCCCGGCGATGCCGAACACCGTCGCGGCGACCGGGTCGGCGGCGGCGAGGTCGTCGACGTAGCGGTCGCAGATCGCGTGCACGCCCTGTTCAGTGGAAACCATGTGGCGCACGCTACCTGGCGCCGACGTGCACCGGCAGCAGGTTACGCGCGTGCCGGGACCAGGCCTAGCCGGTTGACCACCTCGCGGGTGGCCTTGGACCGGTTGAAGGTGTAGAAGTGCAGGTCCGGCACGCCTTCGGCGATAAGCCGCTCGCACAGTTCGGTGACCACGTCGAGCCCTTCGGCGCGGAACGCGGCGGGGTCGTCCTCCAGCGGGGAGAGCCGCTCGAGCAGCCTGCCGGGCGCGCTGGCGCCGGACAGCTCGATCGTCTTGCGCAGGGTCCGCGGGGTGGTCAGCGGCATGATGCCCGGGATCATCAGCGCGTCCGAACCGGCCGCGGCGACCCGGTCGCGCAGGCGCAGGAAGTCCTCCGCCTCGAAGAACAGCTGGGCGATGGCGAAGTCGGCGCCCGCGTTGAACTTCCGCACCAGGTGGCGGGTGTCCTCGTCGAGGTCGGCCGAGCGCGGGTGGCCGTAGGGGAACGCGGACACACCGACGCAGAAGTCCCCGAGCGAGCGCACCAGCTCGACCAGTTCCTCGGCGTAGTTCAGCCCGGCCGGGTGCGGGATCCACTCGCCGTACGGGTCGCCGGGCGGGTCGCCGCGCAGGGCGAGGATGTTGCGCACGCCGACCGCGGCGTACCAGCCGATCACGTTGCGCAGTTCGGCGACCGAGTGGTTGACCGCGGTCAGGTGCGCCATCGGCACCAGCGTGGTCTCCGTGGCCACCCTGGCGATGCTGCGGATGGTGCCGTCGCGGCTGGTCCCGCCGGCGCCGTAGGTGATCGACATGTACGCCGGGTCGTACCCCTCCAGCTCCCGGATCGACCGCCACAGGATCGCTTCGTCGGCGTCGTCACGGGGCGGGAAGAACTCCACCGAGAACACGGTTTCGTTGCCGCGCAGCCGTTCCACCACCGAGGTCATGACGGTCATGCTAGTGGTCGGAGTCCGTTTGGCGAGACCGGCCTCTCGGGTGATGGGACGGATCACACCACCCAGCGCAGCCCCGCGGTGACCACCACGGCGAGCGTGATGGACGGCAGGGCGGGCAGCTTGAGCAGGTAGGCACCGCCCGCCACGCCGAGTCCGGCGCAGAGCCGCCAATCGAGCGCGGACCAGCCCTGACCGGTGACGTCGGTGACCACGAGCCCGGCCAGCAGCGCGGGCGCGAGCGCGGCGATCACCGCCGAAGCCCACGGCGGCAGCTCACGGTCGCCCAGCAACGCGGGACCGGCTGCTTTGATCCCCACGCTGACCGCCGCGACGAGCAGGATGCTCACCCAGAGTTCACTCATACCGGCACCTCCCGCGGCCACTGCTCCACCTGTGCGTTCATGTCGTCACGTTCCGTTGTCCGGCTCGCCGGGTTCGCAGGCCGAGCAGCGCGGCGGCGGCCGAACCGACGATGGCGAGGCCGACCGGCAGCACCAGTGCCAGCCCGGCGGCCAGGACCACGGCCAGCGCGGCGACCTCACGGGCCGCCGGTTCCTTGCGCAGCTCGTCGATCAGCAGGAGCAGGAAGAAGCCGGGGAACACCACGTCCAGGCCGAACCGGTGCACCACGTCGGCGGGCGGCGCGACCAGCACGCCGGCGAGCGTGCCGAGCACCCAGGCCGGGAACTGCACGATCGTGCCGCCGATCATCTTCTCCCGGTCGAACCGGCCGCCGCCGAGGTGCGCGGCCGCCCAGGAGGCGTCCACCACGGCCTGGCCTTCCAGCGCCCGCCGCAGCCTGCCGCCCTTGAAGTCGCTCGCGGCGGCCACGCCCATCGGCAGGAACCGCGCGTTGATCAGCGCGGCCGCCCCGACCGCCACGCCGATCCCGCCGTCGCCCGCCAGCGCCGCGGCCATCGCGAACTGCGCCGAGCCGGAGAACACCAGCGCCGAGCAGGCGAGCGGCGCGAGCACGCCCCAGCCGAGCGACTGGGTGAGCGCCCCGAAGGTCAGCCCCAGCACCGCGGTCGCCGTGGCGAACCCGGCGCCGACCCGGATCCCGGCGAGGTAGCCGCTGGTCCTCGATGTCTCGGAGGTCATAGCTCCAAACTAACAGGCTAAAGTCATTTAGACCATGAGAGCCTAGACTGGCGGCCATGGCGGACAGCTGGCGCGGGTACTCCCTCGCGGGTGGGCACATCGCGCTCGACCTGGTCAACACGGTGTCGTGGCGCGGCGATCCGCCCCGGCGGCTGGATCGGCTCGAACTGCCCGGCTTCTTCACCCACTGGCTCGAAGAAACCGGACTGGGCCGCTTCGACGGTGATCTGTCCGCCGTCTACCCGGGCCTGCGCGAGTTGCGCGAACTGCTCTACGCCCTGCTCGCCGAGGGCGACCCGGCGCAGGCGGACCTCGACCGCTTCGGCGAACTGCTCGCCGCGACACACGCGCGGGCGAAGGCCGAACCTTCGCTGCCGGTGCGGTGGTCGGTGCCGGTGGAGACGCCGGACGACCTCCTCCCGGCGCTCGTACTGCGGGCCGACGAACTGCTGCGGTCCCCCGAAACGGCGAACATCCGGCGGTGCGAAGGCCGCGGGTGCGCCTGGCTGTTCATCGACAGCACCCGCAACCATTCCCGCCGCTGGTGCCGGTCGGACGACTGCGGCAACCGCGAACGCGCCCGGCGCCACTACCAGCGCACGCGCGAACCCGTCTGATTCACCACATCCGGCGACCCCGGCTGGGCATCCGTCCGGGTGAACGCGGACGATGTAGGCATGAGCGAGCCGGGCTTCGACGCCGATTTCCCCGCGCACGTCGAGCGTGCGCTCGAGAAGTTCCTGTGTGAAGCGGGCGACCCGATCCGCGCGATCGAACCGATCACCGGCCCCGGCGTGGACGCGCTCAGCGAGTTCGTGCTCGGCGGTGGCAAGCGGTTGCGCCCGACCTTCGCCTGGTGGGGCTGGCGCGGCGCGGGCGGTGACCCGGACGGCCCGGACGCCGACGGCGTGCTGCAGGCGGTCGCCAGCCTGGAACTGGTGCAGGCCTGCGCGCTGATCCACGACGACCTGATGGACTCCTCCGACTCCCGCCGCGGTTCGCCGACGGTGCACGTCGCCTTCGCCAAGCGCCACGCCGACCACGGCTGGCTGGGCTCGGCGGCCGGTTTCGGCCAGGCCGCGGCCGTGCTGCTCGGCGACCTCGCACTGGCGTGGGCCGACGACATGTTCGCCGCCGCCCCGCTGCCCGCCCAGACCTTGGCCGCCGCGCGACCGGCTTGGCGCGCGATGCGTACCGAGGTGCTCGCCGGGCAATACCTGGACGTGCACACCCAGGCCACCGGCGACGCCTCCCCCGAGGCCGCGCTGCGCATCGACCGGCTGAAGACCGCCGCCTACACCGTCCAGCGCCCGCTGCACCTCGGCGCCGCGCTGGCCGGGGCGGACGACCGGCTGATCGGCGCGCTCCTTTCCTTCGGGCGCGACCTCGGTGTCGCCTTCCAGCTGCGTGACGACCTGCTCGGCGTGTTCGGTGACCCGTCGATCACCGGCAAGCCCGCCGGGGACGACCTGCGGGAAGGCAAGCGGACGCTGCTGCTCGCGCTGGGCATGGAACTCGCGGGCGCGCAGGGCCGCCAGGCCGACGCGACCGTGATCGCCGACGCGGTCGGCGACAAGGACCTCACCGAAGACGCGGTCACCGAGGTACGCGAAGCGCTGACCGGCGTCGGTGCGGTGGCCGCGGTCGAACGCCGCATCGAAGACCTCACCTCGGCGGCGCTGGACTCGCTCGACGCCGCCGAACTCGCCGAACCGGCCCCCACCCGGCTGCGGGAACTCGCGGTCCAGGCCACGCAGAGGAAGTACTAGTGACAGACCACGTCGTGGTGGTCGGCGCCGGGCTCGCCGGGCTGTCGGCCGCACTGCACCTGCTGGGTTCGGGCCGCGAGGTCACCGTGGTCGAACAGGACGAGCGCCCCGGCGGGCGCGCGGGCCAGTCCTCCCGCGACGGCTACCACCACGACACCGGCGCCAGCGTGTTCACCATGCCGGAACTGCTGGACGAGGCCTTCGCCGCGGTCGGTGAGTCCACTTCGGACCGCCTGCGGCTGATCCGGCTGGATCCGGCCTACCGCGCGCACTTCGCCGACGGCAGCACGCTCGCGCTGCACACCGACGGCGACGCGATGGAGGCGGAGATCCGCGCGTTCGCCGGTCCGGGTGAAGCGGCCGGTTACCGGCGGTTGCGCACCTGGCTGACCGAGCTGTACGCGGCGCAGAAGGACCACTTCATCGGCGACAACTTCGACTCCCCCGCCGACCTGGTCCGCCCGGAACTGGCGAAACTGGCCGCGCTCGGCGGGTTCGGCAGGCTCGGCCCGCGGATGGCACGGTACCTGCGCGACGAGCGCGTGCGGCGGCTGTTCTCCTTCCAGTCGCTCTACGCCGGGCTGGACCCGATGCGCGCGATCGGCGCGTACGGCGTCATCTCCTACATGGACACCGTCGCCGGGGTCTACTACCCGGCCGGTGGGATCGGGAAGGTCGCCGAAGCCATGGTGGCCGCGGCGGAGAAGGCCGGGGCGAAGCTGAAGTTCGCCACGCACGCGGCGTGGCTGGAGCGGCGGGGGTCCCATGTGGACGCCGTGCGCACCAGCGGTGGTGAGCGGATCGCCTGTGACGCGGTGGTGGTGGCCACCGAACTGGACGCGGCGTACCAGTTGCTCGGCGCCCGGCCGCGACGGCCGCTGCCGCTGCGGTACTCGCCCTCGGCGGTGGTGCTGTTCGGGCACACCGGCCGGTCGTGGCCGGAACTGGACCACCACACCATCTTCTTCGGCGGTGCCTGGGAACGGACCTTCGGTGAGATCATCCGCCAGGGCAGGCTGATGAGCGATCCGTCGCTGCTGGTCACCCGGCCGACCGCGACCGACCCCTCGCTCGCCCCGGCGGGCAGGCAGGTGGTCTCGGTGCTGGCACCCGCGCCGAACCTGCACGCGGGCCACGTCGACTGGGCGCGCGTCGGCCCGGCCTACCGCGAGGAACTGGTGCGCACCCTGGAAAAGCGCGGGCTGTCCGGTTTCAGCGAGGAGTTCGAGATCGTGGACGCGGTGACCCCGGCCGACTGGGCGGCACGCGGGCTCGGTGCCGGGACGCCGTTCTCACTGGCGCACACATTCGCCCAAACGGGACCTTTCCGCCCGCGCAATGTGCTGCGAGGCATCGAAAACGCGGCGCTGGCCGGGTGCGGGACCACGCCCGGCGTCGGCATCCCGCCGGTGCTCATCTCCGGAAAGCTCGCCGCCGCCCGGATCCTCGCCCGAACAGGTGCCGCGGTGGCGCACCGCGGCTAGGGTCGGAAGCATGACGACACCCAACCGGCCGATCCGGGTCGGAGTCCAGATCCAGCCCCAGCACGCCGACTACGCCACCATCCGCCGGGCCGCGTCCGAGGCCGAGGACCTCGGGGTGGACATCGCCTTCAACTGGGACCACTTCTACCCGCTCTACGGGGAACCCGACGGCAAGCACTACGAGTGCTGGACCATGCTCGGTGCCTGGGCCGAATCCACCTCGCGGGTGGAGATCGGCGCGCTGGTCACCTGCAACAGCTACCGCAACCCCGAACTGCTCGCCGACATGGCGCGCACGGTGGACAACATCAGCGACGGCAGGCTGATCCTCGGCATCGGCTCCGGCTGGTTCGAACGGGACTACACCGAATACGGCTACGAGTTCGGCACCGCCGGCGGCAGGCTGAACGACCTCGGCGAGGCGCTGCCGCGGATCGAGGCGCGGCTCGGGAAGCTGAACCCGCAGCCGGTGCGCAAGATCCCGGTGCTCATCGGTGGTGGCGGCGAGAAGAAGACGCTGCGCCTGGTGGCCAAGCACGCCGACATCTGGCACGGCTTCGGCGACCCGGAGACCGTGGAGCGCAAGGTGCGGATCCTCGACCAGCACTGCGCCGACGTCGGCCGCGACCCGGCGGAGATCGAGCGCTCGGTCTCCGTGGAGTCCGAGCCGAGCGCGCTGGGCCCGCAGCTGCTCGAGCACGGCGTCTCGCTGTTCACCGTCGGCGTGACCGGCCCCGACTACGACTTCTCGCTGCTGCGCCAGTGGGTCGAATGGCGGGACAAGACCAACGGCTGAGCCCGCTCGAACGCTATGAATGGGGCATTACTTGCAATGGACGCAAGTAATGCCCCACTCCTAGCATCCGCTGGAGCTACTTCGCGGCTACCCGGGCGGGTTCGCCGGGGTCACCGGGTTCGGTGGTCCGCTCGTCGGTGGACAACGAGTCGATCAGCTGGTCCCGGTCGGGCGTGCGCTGCGAGAACACCAGCCCGATCACCACGAACAGCACCAGCGAGGTGAGCAGCGGGTAGGCCACCAGCGCCTCCTTCGGCACCTTCACCCCGTTCTGCTGCGAGATGTACAGCGTCGCCCAGACCGTCAGGCCGGCCAGGGTGGAGGTGAGCGCCGAGATCGGGCCCATCCGCCGGAACCACGGCAGCAGGCCGAGCATCAGCGGCACCGCGATCGGGCCCATCGTGGCGGCCACCAGGTCGACCACGACCTTGAGCACGCCGCCGTTGGTATCCAGTGACAGGGCTATCGCCATACTCAGCCCGATGAACAGGAAGGTGGTGATCCGCGCCAGTTTCAGCTGCGCGTCCTGGCTCATCCGCCGGGCGCCCTTCCACAGCCTCGGCAACATATCTCGCGTGATCACCGCCGAGATCACGTTGGCGTCCGAGGACACCATCGCCATGGTGTGCGAGAAGAAGCCCGCCAGCACCAGCCCGATCATGCCGACCGGCAGCATCACCTTGCCCAGCTCGATGTAGGCGTCACCGGCGTTGGTCAGGTCCGGCACGATCAGCGGCGCGGCCCACATCGGGAAGAACAGCACCAGCGGCCAGACCAGCCACAGGAAGCTGGACAGCATGGCCGACTTGCGCGCCGCCGCCCCGTCCGGCGCGGCCATGTACCGCTGCGCCAGGTTCCACATGCCACCGTTGTACTCCAGCGTCTTGATCACGAAGAGCGCCAGGAAGAAGGTGGAGGTGTAGTCGCCGTTGAGCGGCTGGCTCCGGTCGGCGGGCAGCTGGTCCCAGATCTCCCAGAGGAACTGGATGCCGCCGAAGTGCGCGGCCACCGCCACGAACATCACGATGCCCGCCGCGGCCTGGATGATGAACTGGCCGAAGTCGGTGAGCGCGTCGGCCCACAGCCCGCCCATCACCGAGTAGATCATCGTGACCACGCCGACCAGCAGGATGCCGACCTCGATCGGCACGCCCGCGAAACCGCGCAGCAGGATGGCCACCGCGGACCACTTCGCCGCGATGTCGACCACCTTGAGCACCGCACCCGACCAGGCCATCACCTGCTGGGTCGGCACGTTGTAGCGCCGTGCCAGGTATTCCAGCGGCGAGGCGACGCCGTGCTTGGCCCGCAGCCGGTTCCACCTCGCGGCGAACAGCCAGCTGCCGATGCCCACGCCGACGCCGATGGTCAGCGCCCACCAGACGTAGACGGTGAGGCCGAGCCGGTAGGCCTCGCTCGCGAACGCCACGAACATGACGGCGCTGTAGCCCGACATGTGGTGCGAGATCCCGGACAGCCACCACGGCATCTTGCCGCCGGCGGTGAAGAAGTCGACCACGTTCCGGATGCGGTTCTTCGACCACAGGCCGATCGCCACCATCACGAAGAAGTAAGCGCCGACCACTATCCAGTCCAGCGTCTCCATCGCACCTCCCTGAGTTTCACCCGCGCGAGTTGTGTGACGTACGTCTTACGAGGGGATTTCGGTCGTTGGAAGCTTCGGCTGGGAAGTGAATCACACTTGTGACTTACTTTCACATACATGAACACTTTCCAGGCGTGCAAAAGCGCAGGCCGGGGGCGGTCAGCCGGATTTCACCCGATCGGCCGCAGGCCGGTCAGACAGGAGGAGAGCAGCCGGGAAGGGCTAGAAGGCCATCGCCTGGGCGCGCCGCTTGACCTCGGTGCCGTGGCTGGAGCGCAGCGCGTTGATCGGCGTGCTGCCCGGCAGGGTCTCGTCCGCGGCGAAGAGCCAGCGCAACATCTCGGTGCGGCCGAAACCGGCGTCCGCGAGCACGGTGATGGTGCCGCCGAGGCCCTTGACCACGGCGTTGCCGACCAGGAAATCGGCCGGGACCACCAGCTCACCCGAGCGGCGGACGGCGATCAGCTGACCATCGCGGAGCAGCTGCCGGACCTTGTTGGCCGACTGCCCGAGCGCGGTGGCCACTTCCCCGAGCGGAAGCACGGCCACGTCGGCGTCGAGGACGTCATCGGCGACTGGAATCGCACTCACACCGATACTGTGCCACACCCCGGCCGTTGGCACCGATGGCGTAACGAAACCTCAACAAGGTCAACCATCGCCCGGTAGGGCACGTCCTACCGGACATGGTCACATCCGTACGATCGTCAACCGTGACACGCACGGAAGCCGGCCTGGTCGGCACCCTGCTCGACCGGCGGTACCGGGTCGACCGGCTGCTCGCCCGCGGTGGCATGTCCTCGGTGTACCGCGGCGTGGACACCCGGCTCGACCGCCCGGTCGCGATCAAGGTGATGGATCCGCGGTTCGCCGACGACCGCTCCTTCGTCGACCGCTTCGAGCGCGAGGCGCGCTCGGCGGCCAAACTGCACCACCAGCACGTGGTCGCCGTGCACGACCAGGGCCTGGACACCTCGGCCGAGGTCGGCCGCGCCTTCCTGGTGATGGAACTGGTCGACGGCGGCACCCTGCGCGAGGTGCTCACCGAGCAGGGCCCGCTGGACATCGCGCTGGCGCTGTCCGTGGCCGAGCCGGTGCTCTCGGCGCTCGCCGCCGCCCACCGCGCCGGCCTGGTGCA from the Amycolatopsis magusensis genome contains:
- a CDS encoding sodium:solute symporter family protein, with the translated sequence METLDWIVVGAYFFVMVAIGLWSKNRIRNVVDFFTAGGKMPWWLSGISHHMSGYSAVMFVAFASEAYRLGLTVYVWWALTIGVGVGIGSWLFAARWNRLRAKHGVASPLEYLARRYNVPTQQVMAWSGAVLKVVDIAAKWSAVAILLRGFAGVPIEVGILLVGVVTMIYSVMGGLWADALTDFGQFIIQAAAGIVMFVAVAAHFGGIQFLWEIWDQLPADRSQPLNGDYTSTFFLALFVIKTLEYNGGMWNLAQRYMAAPDGAAARKSAMLSSFLWLVWPLVLFFPMWAAPLIVPDLTNAGDAYIELGKVMLPVGMIGLVLAGFFSHTMAMVSSDANVISAVITRDMLPRLWKGARRMSQDAQLKLARITTFLFIGLSMAIALSLDTNGGVLKVVVDLVAATMGPIAVPLMLGLLPWFRRMGPISALTSTLAGLTVWATLYISQQNGVKVPKEALVAYPLLTSLVLFVVIGLVFSQRTPDRDQLIDSLSTDERTTEPGDPGEPARVAAK
- a CDS encoding Rv2175c family DNA-binding protein, yielding MSAIPVADDVLDADVAVLPLGEVATALGQSANKVRQLLRDGQLIAVRRSGELVVPADFLVGNAVVKGLGGTITVLADAGFGRTEMLRWLFAADETLPGSTPINALRSSHGTEVKRRAQAMAF